A genomic region of Microlunatus sagamiharensis contains the following coding sequences:
- the mshD gene encoding mycothiol synthase: MTTGEDDVQIDHDPGRELLAQVEDLLEEAARTDGVPALNEAGVLALRHPHRGGTRHLVAARAGEALGYAQLADDGTGQLVVHPAHRRRGTGGLLVAALLQEASRLGVRLRVWALGNTPAAGGLAARTGLVPARVLLVMTRPLADLPAPVLPDGFVVSTFVPGADDDAWLQVNARAFAHHPEQGSMDREDLAERTAEPWFDPAGFFLARAADDAAPGAPVLGFHWTKQHDALGEAGLGEVYVLGVDPDAQGRGLAKALLLTGLAHLREAGDETVELYVEADQAGPVGLYTAYGFTESSRDVMYAGPSADGS, translated from the coding sequence GTGACCACCGGCGAGGACGACGTGCAGATCGACCACGACCCGGGTCGGGAGCTGCTCGCCCAGGTCGAGGACCTGCTCGAGGAGGCCGCGCGCACCGACGGCGTCCCGGCCCTCAACGAGGCCGGCGTGCTGGCCCTGCGCCACCCGCACCGCGGCGGCACGCGGCACCTGGTCGCCGCCCGCGCCGGCGAGGCGCTCGGCTACGCCCAGCTCGCCGACGACGGCACCGGCCAGCTCGTCGTGCACCCGGCGCACCGGCGCCGGGGGACGGGAGGGCTCCTCGTCGCCGCGCTGCTTCAGGAGGCGAGCCGGCTGGGCGTACGGCTGCGGGTGTGGGCGCTCGGGAACACCCCGGCCGCGGGTGGGCTCGCCGCGCGCACGGGGCTCGTCCCCGCCCGCGTCCTGCTCGTCATGACGCGCCCGCTCGCCGACCTGCCCGCGCCGGTGCTGCCGGACGGGTTCGTCGTGTCGACCTTCGTGCCGGGCGCGGACGACGACGCCTGGCTGCAGGTCAACGCCCGCGCCTTCGCGCACCACCCCGAGCAGGGCTCGATGGACCGCGAGGACCTCGCCGAGCGCACCGCCGAGCCCTGGTTCGACCCGGCCGGCTTCTTCCTCGCCCGCGCCGCCGACGACGCCGCCCCCGGGGCGCCCGTCCTCGGCTTCCACTGGACCAAGCAGCACGACGCGCTCGGCGAGGCCGGCCTCGGCGAGGTCTACGTGCTGGGCGTGGACCCCGACGCCCAGGGCCGCGGGCTGGCCAAGGCGCTGCTGCTCACCGGGCTCGCCCACCTGCGCGAGGCCGGGGACGAGACCGTCGAGCTCTACGTCGAGGCCGACCAGGCCGGGCCCGTCGGGCTCTACACCGCGTACGGGTTCACCGAGTCGAGCCGGGACGTGATGTACGCCGGACCGTCCGCCGACGGCTCCTGA
- a CDS encoding DUF1416 domain-containing protein gives MCGSTKGGLSIAGVDTSKEAVIQGRVLRDGEPVGNAYVRLLDPSGEFTAEVPTSATGHFRFFAHDGRWTLRTLAPGAKADRQVVATVGSVAEVDVELTAA, from the coding sequence ATGTGCGGTTCCACCAAGGGCGGCCTGAGCATCGCCGGCGTCGACACGTCGAAGGAGGCGGTCATCCAGGGCCGCGTCCTGCGCGACGGCGAGCCGGTCGGCAACGCGTACGTCCGTCTGCTCGACCCGTCGGGCGAGTTCACCGCCGAGGTCCCGACCTCGGCGACCGGGCACTTCCGGTTCTTCGCCCACGACGGCCGCTGGACCCTGCGCACGCTCGCGCCGGGAGCCAAGGCCGACCGCCAGGTCGTCGCCACGGTGGGTTCGGTGGCCGAGGTCGACGTGGAGCTCACCGCCGCCTGA
- a CDS encoding CsbD family protein, translating to MGIGDKISNKAEELGGKVKEAAGDATDNERLQAEGQSDQASGQTKQAGENVKDAAANVKDAFK from the coding sequence ATGGGTATCGGGGACAAGATCTCGAACAAGGCGGAGGAGCTCGGCGGCAAGGTCAAGGAAGCCGCCGGCGACGCCACTGACAACGAGCGCCTGCAGGCCGAGGGTCAGTCCGACCAGGCCTCGGGCCAGACGAAGCAGGCCGGCGAGAACGTCAAGGACGCCGCCGCCAACGTCAAGGACGCCTTCAAGTAG
- a CDS encoding FABP family protein, translating into MPFEIPDGLNPSVNRLAWLVGRWEGTGKGVYPGVEEFDFGQQVDFAHNGGDFLHYLSQTFEVDADGKAVRPLSMETGFWRPQADDNLEVVMCHPTGVAEVWYGKITGAKIELTTDAVVRTPTAEEYTAGQRLYGLVEGDLLWTLDKASGGHPLQNHLWARLRRV; encoded by the coding sequence GTGCCGTTCGAGATCCCTGATGGGCTGAACCCCTCCGTCAACCGCCTGGCCTGGCTCGTGGGCCGCTGGGAGGGGACGGGCAAGGGCGTCTACCCGGGCGTCGAGGAGTTCGACTTCGGCCAGCAGGTCGACTTCGCCCACAACGGCGGCGACTTCCTGCACTACCTCTCGCAGACCTTCGAGGTGGACGCCGACGGCAAGGCCGTCCGTCCGCTGTCGATGGAGACCGGCTTCTGGCGCCCCCAGGCCGACGACAACCTCGAGGTCGTCATGTGCCACCCCACCGGGGTCGCCGAGGTCTGGTACGGCAAGATCACCGGCGCCAAGATCGAGCTGACCACCGACGCCGTCGTGCGCACGCCGACCGCCGAGGAGTACACCGCCGGTCAGCGTCTCTACGGGCTCGTCGAGGGCGACCTGCTCTGGACCCTCGACAAGGCCTCCGGTGGCCACCCGCTGCAGAACCACCTCTGGGCGCGCCTGCGCCGGGTCTGA
- a CDS encoding RNA degradosome polyphosphate kinase — protein sequence MDVVDAAVPSLETDGGTTNTDGADLSLLDGLPEPELPADRFLDRELSWLAFNNRVLDLARDTVRVPLLERAKFLAIFSSNLDEFFMVRVAGLKRRIAAGVAVPGVSGLLPRDVHSAILNRTRELVEEQARIFGEEIRPALAAEGIEILRWDELRPDERERMHVLFAERIFPVLTPLAVDPSHPFPYISGLSINLAVLVKNPETGLRQFARVKVPTVLPRFLPLDEGRFVPLEDVIARHLDQLFSGMQVVSHHVFRVTRNEDVEVEEDDAENLLLALEKELLRRKVGRPPVRLEVEADMDPRMLEILVSELDISEREVFALPDPLDLRGLFSLADLDRADLKYPAFLPTTHPHLAEVETAKPADMFAAIKQRDVLLHHPYDSFATSVQRFIEQAADDPQVLAIKQTLYRTSGDSPIIDALIEAAEAGKQVLALVEIKARFDEQANIAWARRLERHGVHVVYGVVGLKTHCKLSLVVRDEPDGLRRYAHVGTGNYNPKTARTYEDMGLLTANTIITDDIGRLFNHLSGMSQETSYKRLLVAPHGVRTGLIERIETEIAHHEAGRPAYVRIKVNSLVDEEVSDALYRASQSGVPVDLWVRGICTMRPGQPGLSENIRVRSILGRFLEHSRLFWFANGGQPSVGIGSSDLMHRNLDRRVEVLASINAPAHVAEIGELFDIAFDKGTASWKLQPDGTWVAFTTDDEGKPLLDMQEWLINAKSRRRLTAK from the coding sequence ATGGACGTGGTCGACGCGGCGGTCCCCAGCCTGGAGACCGACGGTGGCACCACCAACACCGACGGGGCCGACCTGAGCCTGCTGGACGGGCTCCCGGAGCCCGAGCTGCCGGCCGACCGGTTCCTCGACCGGGAGCTGTCGTGGCTGGCCTTCAACAACCGGGTCCTCGACCTCGCCCGCGACACGGTGCGGGTGCCGCTGCTCGAGCGCGCCAAGTTCCTGGCGATCTTCTCCTCGAACCTGGACGAGTTCTTCATGGTCCGCGTGGCCGGGCTCAAGCGGCGCATCGCGGCCGGGGTGGCCGTGCCCGGCGTGAGCGGGCTGCTCCCGCGCGACGTGCACAGCGCGATCCTCAACCGGACCCGTGAGCTGGTCGAGGAGCAGGCGCGCATCTTCGGCGAGGAGATCCGCCCGGCCCTGGCCGCCGAGGGCATCGAGATCCTGCGCTGGGACGAGCTGCGCCCCGACGAGCGGGAGCGCATGCACGTGCTCTTCGCGGAGCGCATCTTCCCGGTCCTGACCCCGCTCGCGGTCGACCCGTCGCACCCCTTCCCCTACATCTCTGGGCTGTCGATCAACCTGGCCGTGCTGGTCAAGAACCCCGAGACCGGCCTGCGGCAGTTCGCCCGAGTCAAGGTCCCGACGGTGCTGCCCCGTTTCCTGCCGCTCGACGAGGGCCGCTTCGTCCCGCTCGAGGACGTCATCGCCCGCCACCTCGACCAGCTCTTCAGCGGCATGCAGGTCGTGAGCCACCACGTCTTCCGCGTCACCCGCAACGAGGACGTGGAGGTCGAGGAGGACGACGCGGAGAACCTGCTCCTCGCGCTGGAGAAGGAGCTGCTGCGCCGCAAGGTCGGCCGCCCGCCGGTGCGCCTCGAGGTCGAGGCCGACATGGACCCGCGGATGCTGGAGATCCTGGTCTCCGAGCTCGACATCAGCGAGCGCGAGGTCTTCGCGCTGCCCGACCCGCTCGACCTGCGCGGGCTCTTCTCGCTGGCCGACCTCGACCGCGCCGACCTCAAGTACCCGGCCTTCCTGCCGACGACCCACCCGCACCTGGCGGAGGTGGAGACGGCCAAGCCGGCCGACATGTTCGCCGCGATCAAGCAGCGCGACGTGCTGCTGCACCACCCGTACGACTCCTTCGCCACGAGCGTGCAGCGCTTCATCGAGCAGGCCGCGGACGACCCGCAGGTGCTGGCGATCAAGCAGACGCTCTACCGCACCTCGGGCGACTCCCCGATCATCGACGCCCTGATCGAGGCGGCCGAGGCCGGCAAGCAGGTGCTCGCCCTGGTCGAGATCAAGGCCCGCTTCGACGAGCAGGCGAACATCGCGTGGGCGCGCCGGCTGGAGCGCCACGGCGTGCACGTCGTCTACGGCGTCGTCGGGCTCAAGACCCACTGCAAGCTCTCGCTCGTCGTCCGCGACGAGCCGGACGGGCTGCGCCGCTACGCGCACGTCGGCACCGGGAACTACAACCCCAAGACCGCGCGCACGTACGAGGACATGGGCCTGCTGACGGCCAACACGATCATCACCGACGACATCGGGCGGCTGTTCAACCACCTGTCCGGGATGAGCCAGGAGACGTCGTACAAGCGCCTCCTCGTCGCCCCGCACGGCGTCCGCACCGGGCTGATCGAGCGCATCGAGACCGAGATCGCCCACCACGAGGCCGGGCGGCCGGCGTACGTGCGGATCAAGGTCAACTCCCTCGTCGACGAGGAGGTGAGCGACGCGCTCTACCGCGCGTCGCAGAGCGGCGTGCCGGTCGACCTGTGGGTGCGCGGCATCTGCACGATGCGCCCCGGCCAGCCGGGGCTGAGCGAGAACATCCGGGTGCGCAGCATCCTCGGGCGCTTCCTCGAGCACAGCCGGCTCTTCTGGTTCGCCAACGGCGGGCAGCCGTCGGTGGGGATCGGCTCCTCCGACCTCATGCACCGCAACCTCGACCGCCGCGTGGAGGTGCTGGCGTCGATCAACGCCCCGGCGCACGTGGCCGAGATCGGCGAGCTCTTCGACATCGCCTTCGACAAGGGCACGGCGTCGTGGAAGCTGCAGCCCGACGGCACGTGGGTGGCCTTCACCACCGACGACGAGGGCAAGCCGCTGCTCGACATGCAGGAGTGGTTGATCAACGCCAAGAGCCGGCGCCGGCTCACCGCCAAGTAA
- the dtd gene encoding D-aminoacyl-tRNA deacylase: MRVVVQRASSGSVSVEGAVVGSLPSPGLVVLVGVTHDDTAADAERLADKVWTLRILAGERSAADESAPVLVVSQFTLYADTRKGRRPSWNAAAPRPVSEPLVDAFVGALRTRGAHVETGIFGADMQMSLVNDGPVTLLLDSAG, from the coding sequence GTGCGGGTCGTGGTGCAGCGGGCGTCGTCGGGCAGCGTCTCCGTGGAGGGCGCGGTGGTGGGTTCGCTGCCCTCCCCCGGCCTCGTCGTCCTCGTCGGGGTGACCCACGACGACACGGCGGCGGACGCCGAGCGGCTGGCCGACAAGGTCTGGACGCTGCGGATCCTGGCCGGCGAGCGCTCCGCGGCCGACGAGTCGGCCCCGGTGCTGGTCGTCAGCCAGTTCACCCTCTACGCCGACACCCGCAAGGGACGCCGGCCCTCGTGGAACGCGGCGGCGCCGAGGCCGGTCAGCGAACCCCTCGTCGACGCCTTCGTCGGCGCGCTGCGGACCCGCGGGGCGCACGTCGAGACGGGGATCTTCGGCGCCGACATGCAGATGTCCCTGGTCAACGACGGCCCGGTCACGCTGCTGCTCGACTCGGCGGGCTAG
- a CDS encoding MoaD/ThiS family protein, producing MAEVTLNFWAGARAAAGTPSESVEASTVAQALEVVLDRHADDRFTRVVRASSLLVDGVSVSGDALGRPLEGRCTIEVLPPFAGG from the coding sequence GTGGCTGAGGTGACCCTGAACTTCTGGGCCGGGGCCCGTGCTGCCGCCGGCACCCCCTCCGAGAGCGTCGAGGCGTCGACCGTGGCGCAGGCGCTCGAGGTCGTCCTCGACCGTCACGCCGACGACCGCTTCACGCGTGTGGTCAGGGCAAGCAGCCTCCTGGTCGACGGGGTGAGCGTGTCCGGCGACGCCCTCGGACGGCCGCTCGAGGGGCGGTGCACGATCGAGGTCCTGCCCCCGTTCGCGGGTGGGTGA
- a CDS encoding winged helix-turn-helix transcriptional regulator → MATLLLLTNDMHASAEILPALELLPHQVKVAQAEATALLDAPAADLILLDARRDLAGARSLCRLIETTGKEAPLLVIASEGGLAALSADWGFDDLLLATAGPAEVDVRIRLAMTPVAQTGVDPLIQSGNIVIDEAGYSAKLNGVQLDLTYTEFELLKYLAQHPGRVFSRQQLLSDVWGYDYYGGTRTVDVHVRRLRAKLGPEYESVIGTVRNVGYRFVTQADESGREGARVNAG, encoded by the coding sequence ATGGCCACACTGCTCCTGCTGACCAACGACATGCACGCGTCTGCGGAGATCCTGCCCGCGCTCGAGCTGCTGCCCCACCAGGTGAAGGTGGCCCAGGCCGAGGCGACGGCGCTGCTCGACGCCCCCGCCGCGGACCTGATCCTGCTGGACGCGCGCCGCGACCTCGCCGGTGCACGGTCGCTGTGCCGCCTGATCGAGACGACGGGCAAGGAGGCGCCGCTCCTGGTCATCGCGAGCGAGGGCGGCCTGGCCGCGCTGAGCGCGGACTGGGGCTTCGACGACCTGCTGCTGGCCACCGCCGGCCCGGCCGAGGTCGACGTCCGGATCCGCCTGGCCATGACGCCGGTCGCGCAGACCGGGGTCGACCCGCTGATCCAGAGCGGCAACATCGTCATCGACGAGGCCGGCTACAGCGCCAAGCTCAACGGGGTCCAGCTCGACCTCACCTACACCGAGTTCGAGCTGCTCAAGTACCTCGCGCAGCACCCCGGCCGCGTCTTCAGCCGCCAGCAGCTGCTGAGCGACGTCTGGGGCTACGACTACTACGGCGGCACTCGGACCGTGGACGTGCACGTGCGGCGCCTCCGCGCCAAGCTCGGCCCCGAGTACGAGTCCGTCATCGGCACCGTGCGCAACGTCGGCTACCGCTTCGTCACCCAGGCCGACGAGTCCGGCCGCGAGGGCGCCCGCGTCAACGCGGGCTGA
- a CDS encoding NUDIX hydrolase: MTISVMRQGGVQVIPAKPVLAGGAVVTREHPTRGTEVVVVHRKRYDDWSLPKGKAEAGESVPAAAVREVLEETGVSIRLGVPLDTVSYDLTKPARPDLSKHGKVLSGIKRVSYWGATATASVKRAPDHEVDVVAWLPVRAALSRLSYAADHFLLSQHLEQPVTTPLVIVRHAKAMDRKDWSKKDVARPINALGRRQAKLLVPMLQAYGVERLVSSTAVRCLSTLQPYAGATKHKIMTYPGLTEEEGTHDAKGVSKIVRRVRTSALTAGRPTAICVHRPVLPHILETLEIAPTTLVTGEFLVAHLTGDGSVHALERHRPQA, translated from the coding sequence GTGACCATCTCCGTGATGCGTCAGGGCGGCGTCCAGGTCATCCCCGCCAAGCCGGTGCTGGCGGGCGGCGCCGTCGTGACCCGTGAGCACCCGACCCGGGGCACCGAGGTCGTCGTCGTGCACCGCAAGCGCTACGACGACTGGTCGCTGCCCAAGGGGAAGGCCGAGGCGGGCGAGTCGGTGCCCGCAGCCGCGGTGCGCGAGGTGCTCGAGGAGACCGGGGTGTCGATCCGCCTCGGCGTCCCGCTCGACACGGTGTCCTACGACCTCACCAAGCCCGCGCGGCCCGACCTGTCGAAGCACGGCAAGGTGCTCAGCGGCATCAAGCGCGTCAGCTACTGGGGCGCCACGGCGACGGCGAGCGTCAAGCGCGCGCCCGACCACGAGGTCGACGTCGTCGCCTGGCTCCCCGTCCGCGCGGCGCTCAGCCGGCTGTCGTACGCCGCCGACCACTTCCTGCTCAGCCAGCACCTCGAGCAGCCCGTCACGACGCCGCTGGTGATCGTGCGCCACGCCAAGGCGATGGACCGCAAGGACTGGTCCAAGAAGGACGTCGCCCGCCCGATCAACGCGCTCGGCCGGCGCCAGGCCAAGCTGCTCGTGCCGATGCTCCAGGCATACGGCGTGGAGCGGCTGGTCTCCTCCACCGCGGTGCGCTGCCTCTCGACCCTGCAGCCGTACGCGGGCGCGACCAAGCACAAGATCATGACCTACCCCGGGCTGACCGAGGAGGAGGGCACGCACGACGCCAAGGGCGTGTCCAAGATCGTCCGGCGCGTCCGCACGAGCGCCCTGACCGCCGGTCGCCCGACCGCGATCTGCGTGCACCGGCCCGTCCTCCCCCACATCCTCGAGACCCTCGAGATCGCGCCGACCACCCTGGTGACCGGCGAGTTCCTCGTCGCGCACCTGACGGGTGACGGTTCCGTGCACGCGTTGGAGCGGCACCGGCCCCAGGCGTGA
- a CDS encoding sulfurtransferase → MSTSEVLVDADWVAEHASDSNVVLVEVDEDTTAYDGGHIEGAIKLDWKKDLQDPVRRDFVNREQFGALLSERGVSNDDTVVLYGGNNNWFAAYAYWYFKLYGHGDVKLLDGGRKKWELDARPLSSETVTRPATQYEAGEPDLSIRAFRDEVVSAIGSDALVDVRSPDEFAGRLLAPAHLPQEQAQRGGHIPTAVNVPWSKAANDDGTFKSADDLKKLYGDAGLDFGSDIIAYCRIGERSAHTWFVLHEILGQGNVKNYDGSWTEYGSLVGVPVAVGDEPGSV, encoded by the coding sequence ATGAGCACGTCTGAAGTCCTCGTCGACGCCGACTGGGTCGCCGAGCACGCGTCCGACAGCAACGTCGTCCTGGTCGAGGTCGACGAGGACACCACCGCCTACGACGGCGGCCACATCGAGGGCGCCATCAAGCTGGACTGGAAGAAGGACCTCCAGGACCCGGTGCGGCGCGACTTCGTCAACCGCGAGCAGTTCGGTGCGCTGCTGTCCGAGCGCGGCGTCTCCAACGACGACACGGTCGTCCTCTACGGCGGCAACAACAACTGGTTCGCCGCGTACGCGTACTGGTACTTCAAGCTCTACGGCCACGGCGACGTCAAGCTCCTCGACGGCGGCCGCAAGAAGTGGGAGCTCGACGCCCGCCCGCTGTCCAGCGAGACCGTCACGCGTCCCGCGACGCAGTACGAGGCCGGCGAGCCCGACCTCTCGATCCGCGCGTTCCGCGACGAGGTCGTCTCGGCGATCGGCAGCGACGCGCTGGTCGACGTGCGGAGCCCCGACGAGTTCGCCGGCCGTCTGCTCGCCCCGGCCCACCTCCCGCAGGAGCAGGCGCAGCGCGGCGGGCACATCCCGACCGCGGTCAACGTCCCGTGGAGCAAGGCGGCCAACGACGACGGCACCTTCAAGTCGGCCGACGACCTGAAGAAGCTCTACGGCGACGCCGGCCTCGACTTCGGCAGCGACATCATCGCCTACTGCCGCATCGGTGAGCGCAGCGCGCACACCTGGTTCGTGCTGCACGAGATCCTCGGCCAGGGCAACGTCAAGAACTACGACGGCTCCTGGACCGAGTACGGCTCCCTCGTGGGGGTCCCGGTCGCCGTGGGCGACGAGCCCGGCTCGGTCTAG
- a CDS encoding ketopantoate reductase family protein: protein MPKRYVIIGAGAIGGSIGGRLHQAGRDVVLVARGAHLDALRRDGLRLRTPDEDVTLRVPAVGGPDELTLTEDDVLVLATKTQQVEAALPAWADAPVRDADGRETGTAGSRLPALMALNGVASEAIALRYFARVVGVCLWLPSVHLVPGEVIIRGGPKSGMLHLGSVPQGRDHALLQEVAGDLEAANFDVPLPADVMPWKYRKLISNLGNGLQALVGPKGGSGRLAAALEAEARTVLDAAGIEVTPDAEESAARAAAFTMHHVPGVPDDVGGSTWQSLQRGTGNVETDYLNGEVARIAHAHGTEAPFNARLATLVRQAAARGQQPGAVTADELAVALGLADVL, encoded by the coding sequence GTGCCGAAGCGCTACGTGATCATCGGGGCCGGGGCGATCGGAGGGTCGATCGGCGGCCGGCTCCACCAGGCCGGCCGCGACGTCGTCCTCGTCGCCCGCGGCGCGCACCTGGACGCGCTGCGGCGCGACGGGCTGCGCCTGCGTACGCCCGACGAGGACGTGACGCTCCGCGTGCCCGCCGTCGGCGGGCCCGACGAGCTGACGCTGACCGAGGACGACGTGCTCGTCCTCGCGACCAAGACCCAGCAGGTCGAGGCGGCGCTGCCGGCCTGGGCCGACGCACCCGTCCGGGACGCGGACGGCCGGGAGACGGGCACCGCCGGGTCGCGGCTGCCGGCCCTGATGGCCCTGAACGGGGTCGCCTCCGAGGCGATCGCGCTGCGGTACTTCGCCCGCGTCGTCGGCGTCTGCCTCTGGCTCCCGTCGGTGCACCTCGTGCCCGGCGAGGTGATCATCCGGGGTGGGCCGAAGTCCGGGATGCTGCACCTCGGCTCGGTGCCGCAGGGGCGGGACCATGCGCTGCTGCAGGAGGTGGCGGGCGACCTCGAGGCCGCGAACTTCGACGTCCCGCTGCCCGCCGACGTGATGCCGTGGAAGTACCGCAAGCTGATCTCCAACCTCGGCAACGGCCTCCAGGCGCTCGTCGGCCCGAAGGGCGGCTCGGGTCGGCTGGCCGCGGCGCTCGAGGCGGAGGCACGGACGGTCCTCGACGCGGCGGGCATCGAGGTCACCCCCGACGCCGAAGAGAGCGCGGCCCGCGCGGCCGCCTTCACGATGCACCACGTGCCGGGCGTCCCCGACGACGTCGGAGGCTCGACCTGGCAATCCCTCCAGCGCGGCACCGGCAACGTCGAGACCGACTACCTCAACGGCGAGGTCGCGCGGATCGCGCACGCCCACGGCACCGAGGCCCCGTTCAACGCGCGCCTGGCCACGCTCGTCCGGCAGGCGGCGGCCCGCGGGCAGCAGCCCGGCGCGGTCACGGCCGACGAGCTGGCCGTGGCGCTCGGGCTGGCTGACGTTCTCTGA
- a CDS encoding DsrE family protein, with amino-acid sequence MPDAPRPLMVKITCGAEAPERANQAWTVAATALAAGAEVGVWLTGEAVWFATRDAQPDLGLEHATAVADLVAPLVETGAVVVCTQCAARRGLTQADLQDGTRIAGAATFVERVLQPDVQALVY; translated from the coding sequence GTGCCCGACGCCCCTCGTCCCCTGATGGTCAAGATCACCTGCGGCGCCGAGGCGCCCGAGCGGGCCAACCAGGCCTGGACCGTCGCGGCGACCGCACTCGCGGCGGGCGCCGAGGTCGGCGTGTGGCTGACGGGCGAGGCGGTGTGGTTCGCGACCCGCGACGCCCAGCCCGACCTCGGCCTGGAGCACGCGACCGCCGTGGCCGACCTGGTCGCACCCCTGGTCGAGACCGGCGCCGTCGTCGTCTGCACCCAGTGCGCCGCCCGCCGTGGGCTCACCCAGGCCGACCTGCAGGACGGGACCCGCATCGCCGGGGCGGCGACGTTCGTCGAGCGGGTCCTGCAGCCCGACGTCCAAGCCCTGGTCTACTGA
- the ygfZ gene encoding CAF17-like 4Fe-4S cluster assembly/insertion protein YgfZ — protein sequence MSDERQPSPVVAEEGRDAGVAWHYGDPVREQRALERGTGRVDLSHRGVLRVTGPDRLTWLHSLTTQHLLGLAPGQGTTTLVLSPQGHVEHALHGVDDGTTFWAHTEPGAAAAAAAWLDSMRFMMRVEVADVSDEVAVVWSADPTATHDAAFAVRRAADSLGGAELLVPRARLDEVLTGPLAGTWAFEALRIAAGVPRVGVDTDHRTIPNEAGLLGVAVHLDKGCYRGQETVARVHTLGRPPRRLVLLLLDGSAERLPEVGSALTLDGRAVGFVGSAARHHELGAVALGLVKRNVAVDATLLADGIAAAQEVLVDPEVGLHVRPRLTV from the coding sequence ATGAGCGACGAGCGTCAGCCCAGCCCCGTGGTGGCCGAGGAAGGCCGCGACGCCGGGGTCGCGTGGCACTACGGCGACCCGGTGCGTGAGCAGCGGGCGCTCGAGCGCGGGACGGGCCGCGTCGATCTGTCGCACCGCGGCGTGCTGCGGGTGACCGGGCCCGACCGGCTGACCTGGCTGCACTCGCTGACCACGCAGCACCTCCTCGGCCTGGCGCCGGGGCAGGGCACGACGACGCTCGTGCTCTCCCCGCAGGGCCACGTCGAGCACGCCCTGCACGGCGTCGACGACGGCACCACGTTCTGGGCCCACACCGAGCCGGGCGCGGCGGCCGCGGCCGCCGCCTGGCTCGACTCGATGCGGTTCATGATGCGGGTCGAGGTCGCCGACGTGAGCGACGAGGTCGCCGTGGTCTGGAGCGCCGACCCGACGGCGACCCACGACGCCGCGTTCGCCGTACGCCGCGCCGCAGACTCGCTGGGCGGCGCCGAGCTGCTGGTGCCCCGCGCGCGGCTCGACGAGGTGCTGACCGGTCCGCTCGCCGGCACCTGGGCGTTCGAGGCGCTGCGTATCGCCGCCGGCGTGCCCAGGGTCGGGGTCGACACCGACCACCGCACCATCCCGAACGAGGCCGGGCTGCTCGGCGTTGCGGTGCACCTCGACAAGGGCTGCTACCGCGGCCAGGAGACCGTCGCCCGCGTGCACACGCTCGGTCGCCCGCCGCGGCGCCTCGTGCTGCTGCTCCTCGACGGCAGCGCCGAGCGGCTGCCGGAGGTGGGCTCGGCGCTCACCCTGGATGGCCGGGCGGTCGGCTTCGTCGGCAGCGCAGCCCGCCACCACGAGCTCGGGGCGGTCGCCCTCGGGCTGGTGAAGCGCAACGTGGCGGTCGACGCCACCCTGCTGGCCGACGGCATCGCCGCGGCGCAGGAGGTGCTGGTCGACCCCGAGGTCGGGCTGCACGTGCGCCCCCGGCTCACCGTCTGA